A region of Chitinophaga horti DNA encodes the following proteins:
- a CDS encoding DUF2268 domain-containing protein: MLTRAIVSLLLLTNVFNVNAQTTFTSHPDSSVFLTADIDRFWNAFDKFKKDTSVNPFGKDYVELGSPGVKGFLPGRIQSAEHLYKTVKARTAAYERVRPATFQMAQAEAKCRAAFHKLKAIYPEAQFPPVYFVIGAFNSGGTFSEDGIMIGAERQPDLAIIPFLVAHEAAHFQQKTWSESPTLLQQSIVEGAADFIGELTSGGIINEKAFAYGRQHEEALCREFVTVMDSVEYQDWLYGVSGKDGRPNDLGYWMGYQIVSTYYKKAANKNQAIKDILWVTDYRALLDKSGYLAPYLPGK; this comes from the coding sequence ATGCTAACCCGTGCCATCGTATCGCTGTTGTTGTTGACAAACGTATTTAACGTAAACGCTCAAACGACGTTCACATCCCATCCGGATAGTTCCGTATTTTTAACCGCCGACATCGATCGCTTTTGGAACGCGTTCGATAAATTTAAAAAGGATACCTCCGTAAATCCCTTCGGTAAAGATTATGTTGAGTTAGGCAGCCCTGGCGTAAAAGGCTTCCTGCCTGGTCGCATCCAGAGCGCCGAACATTTGTATAAAACGGTGAAAGCGCGTACGGCAGCATACGAGCGGGTTAGACCGGCCACGTTCCAAATGGCACAAGCCGAAGCAAAGTGCAGGGCCGCCTTCCATAAGCTGAAGGCAATTTACCCGGAGGCACAGTTTCCGCCGGTTTATTTTGTGATAGGCGCTTTTAATTCCGGCGGCACTTTTAGTGAAGATGGGATTATGATTGGCGCGGAGCGACAGCCTGATCTGGCGATCATCCCTTTCCTGGTGGCACATGAAGCTGCTCACTTCCAGCAAAAAACCTGGTCCGAAAGCCCAACGTTGCTTCAGCAAAGTATTGTAGAGGGTGCGGCCGATTTTATCGGAGAACTGACGTCCGGCGGCATTATCAATGAAAAGGCATTCGCTTATGGCCGGCAGCATGAAGAGGCACTTTGCCGGGAGTTTGTTACCGTTATGGATAGCGTGGAATACCAGGACTGGCTTTACGGGGTGTCGGGTAAGGACGGGCGGCCCAACGATCTCGGTTATTGGATGGGTTACCAGATCGTATCTACTTATTATAAGAAGGCTGCCAATAAAAACCAGGCGATCAAAGATATCCTGTGGGTGACCGATTATCGCGCCCTGCTGGATAAAAGTGGCTACCTGGCGCCTTACCTCCCGGGGAAATAG
- a CDS encoding DUF1801 domain-containing protein has protein sequence MNKDVQAYNDAQLPADQEICNLLATIITKQLPHAENKIWHRHPVWFLDGNPVAGYSKLKDSVRLLFWSGQSFDEPGLQKEGTFKAAEARYTSADQVNTTDLKRWLKKAEDIQWDYKNLVKRKGVLERLR, from the coding sequence ATGAATAAAGATGTTCAGGCTTACAACGATGCACAGTTGCCTGCCGACCAGGAAATCTGCAACCTGCTCGCTACCATCATCACTAAACAGCTGCCGCACGCCGAAAATAAAATATGGCACCGCCACCCGGTTTGGTTCCTTGATGGTAACCCCGTTGCCGGTTATAGCAAGCTAAAAGACAGCGTTCGCCTGTTATTCTGGAGCGGCCAGTCCTTCGACGAACCCGGCCTGCAAAAGGAAGGTACTTTCAAAGCAGCCGAAGCGCGGTACACCTCCGCAGACCAGGTAAATACCACTGACCTGAAGCGCTGGCTGAAGAAGGCGGAGGACATACAATGGGATTATAAAAACCTGGTAAAACGTAAAGGTGTGCTGGAGCGGTTGCGATAA
- a CDS encoding DUF6157 family protein, translating to MKVHTTNYQNTFITVADDCRATQGEVPPVKGDDKTIANLQFDLLYDHPYKYTSDDIVFHCYAAKNKIPKAEQPAAREQFFSKGQPCLRTSPLSKRYGFGTHHNEEGKVALYAMESPEYAKLMKDKGLKVIKAIKSSR from the coding sequence ATGAAAGTCCACACCACTAACTACCAAAACACGTTCATCACCGTAGCTGACGACTGCCGCGCCACACAGGGCGAAGTGCCCCCGGTAAAAGGCGACGACAAAACGATCGCTAACCTGCAGTTCGACCTCTTGTACGACCATCCTTATAAATATACGTCAGACGATATTGTGTTTCATTGTTACGCCGCGAAGAATAAAATACCGAAGGCCGAGCAGCCTGCCGCCCGGGAACAGTTCTTTTCCAAAGGACAGCCATGCCTGCGCACATCGCCGTTAAGTAAACGTTACGGCTTCGGCACGCATCATAATGAAGAAGGAAAGGTGGCTTTGTATGCTATGGAGTCGCCGGAGTATGCGAAGCTCATGAAAGATAAGGGGCTGAAGGTGATTAAGGCAATAAAGTCAAGTAGATAA
- a CDS encoding GNAT family N-acetyltransferase: MSYLETERLRLIPLSHKLLLLWQQDRAAMELQLGLNPSAMVIDAEYQFEMTDALVNFWLPKTAEFPDKYEWYTNWEIVFKAENKSIGGIGVGYPNEDGVSETGFMLDASYQGRGLALEALKAMLGWAFRNGELKTILARTYTHNEACRKLVQNAGFVQVKEEEGLLHYHKCRRPLVLST; the protein is encoded by the coding sequence ATGTCATATCTGGAAACGGAACGGCTACGGCTGATTCCCTTATCCCATAAGCTGCTGTTACTGTGGCAGCAAGATCGTGCGGCGATGGAGCTGCAACTCGGACTTAACCCTTCGGCTATGGTCATCGATGCCGAATACCAATTTGAGATGACCGATGCGCTGGTGAACTTCTGGCTGCCTAAAACGGCGGAGTTCCCCGACAAATACGAGTGGTACACCAACTGGGAGATTGTATTCAAAGCCGAGAACAAATCGATCGGCGGCATCGGTGTTGGTTACCCGAATGAGGACGGCGTATCGGAAACCGGTTTTATGCTGGACGCTAGTTACCAGGGGCGTGGCCTCGCCCTCGAGGCCCTGAAGGCGATGCTCGGCTGGGCGTTCCGGAACGGGGAATTGAAAACAATATTAGCGCGGACGTATACGCATAATGAGGCATGCAGGAAGCTGGTGCAGAACGCCGGCTTCGTGCAGGTGAAGGAGGAAGAAGGGTTGTTGCACTATCATAAATGCAGACGGCCCCTCGTCTTATCTACTTGA
- a CDS encoding response regulator transcription factor, which yields MKILLVEDEPGVVSVVSRGLAEAGYEVSVAPDGLIGLQMATPGSYGLILLDVMLPGLNGIEVCRRLRASGLDTPILMLTALGTTDNIVMGLDSGADDYLVKPFKLQELVARVRSLFRRRGAPPTPPPVVAPNILSLGDLQLNLDTKQASRNGTSISLTATEYRLLEYLFKNPRRVLSRMEILEQVWGIDFNMNTKVVDVYINYLRKKLNRNGGPELIQTVVGLGYMLKDDE from the coding sequence ATGAAGATATTATTGGTAGAAGACGAGCCGGGCGTAGTTTCAGTGGTTTCCCGCGGGTTAGCGGAAGCCGGCTACGAAGTAAGTGTAGCTCCCGATGGCCTCATAGGACTGCAAATGGCCACCCCGGGGAGCTACGGACTCATATTGCTCGATGTAATGCTGCCCGGCCTTAACGGTATCGAGGTGTGCCGGCGCCTGCGGGCAAGTGGCCTGGATACGCCTATCCTGATGCTCACGGCATTGGGCACTACCGATAATATCGTGATGGGGCTGGATAGCGGGGCCGACGATTACCTCGTTAAACCTTTCAAACTCCAGGAACTGGTAGCCCGTGTGCGTTCACTGTTCCGCCGCCGTGGCGCGCCGCCAACACCACCACCGGTAGTAGCGCCTAATATCTTATCTCTCGGCGACCTGCAACTGAACCTGGATACCAAACAGGCCAGCCGTAACGGCACCTCCATCTCACTTACGGCTACCGAATACAGGTTGCTCGAATATCTCTTTAAAAATCCCCGCCGTGTACTGTCGCGCATGGAAATTCTCGAACAGGTATGGGGCATCGATTTTAATATGAATACGAAGGTGGTGGATGTATATATTAATTACCTCCGTAAAAAACTGAACCGCAACGGTGGTCCGGAATTGATCCAGACCGTGGTAGGATTGGGTTACATGTTAAAAGACGACGAATGA
- a CDS encoding DUF1003 domain-containing protein, with the protein MQHFTSNISNKSYPASEKVSAKSIRPGLMNEIRKEHPEFDENCYLSVQEMNHYRQQYIQQLLIREVGTLTDLEKTVMDNINQDHLISDEASEVKNQESRGDRWADRIATFGGSWRFIGIFTAFLVSWMALNVVLLREKGFDPYPFILLNLILSCIAAIQAPVIMMSQNRQEGKDRERAKNDYMVNLKSELEIRMLHEKIDHLMLQQQEIQQIQVDMMKELMERPKR; encoded by the coding sequence ATGCAACACTTTACGAGCAACATTTCGAATAAGAGTTATCCCGCCAGTGAAAAAGTATCCGCGAAAAGCATTCGTCCGGGCCTGATGAACGAAATCCGGAAGGAGCATCCGGAGTTTGATGAGAACTGTTACTTGTCGGTGCAGGAGATGAATCATTACAGGCAGCAATACATTCAACAATTACTTATCCGCGAAGTGGGCACCCTCACCGACCTGGAAAAAACGGTAATGGACAACATTAACCAGGACCACCTGATTTCCGATGAAGCGAGTGAAGTAAAGAACCAGGAGAGCAGGGGCGATCGATGGGCAGACCGTATTGCCACGTTTGGCGGCAGCTGGCGGTTCATCGGCATTTTTACCGCCTTCCTGGTTTCGTGGATGGCACTCAATGTCGTATTGCTCCGCGAAAAGGGTTTTGATCCTTATCCTTTTATATTATTGAACCTGATCCTTTCCTGCATTGCGGCGATACAGGCGCCCGTCATTATGATGAGCCAGAACCGGCAGGAGGGAAAAGACCGCGAACGGGCGAAGAACGACTACATGGTGAACCTGAAAAGTGAGCTGGAGATAAGGATGCTGCATGAAAAGATCGACCACCTCATGCTGCAGCAACAGGAAATTCAGCAGATACAGGTAGATATGATGAAGGAGTTGATGGAAAGGCCAAAGCGGTAA
- a CDS encoding bestrophin family protein yields MLLKNNIPFKYVFGKIKYEVLAITVYTLVINILYNNYHVGDITVPIAVPMVLGTVLSLLLAFRSNQAYDRWWEARTIWGAIVNDSRTLARQILTLTDDPYKSEEFRHFQDQFVKRQIAWTYALGQSLRGMDALKGLDRLLSKRELNQLAKYDNVPSGLMHLHARDLKYAIEREWVNPYQQIELDRTLSRLTDAMGKCERIKNTVFPATYSLYTHFTVIFFIMLLPFALIDHFGLVEVPLVVAISASFLLIEKMAINLQDPFENKPTDTPMTSIARNIERDLRQMQQEEQVVVPVIPEANKEFYVL; encoded by the coding sequence ATGTTATTGAAAAATAATATTCCATTTAAGTATGTATTCGGCAAAATAAAGTACGAGGTACTTGCCATTACGGTTTATACCCTGGTTATAAATATACTGTACAATAATTATCACGTTGGTGATATCACTGTCCCTATAGCTGTACCCATGGTACTTGGCACCGTACTGTCGTTATTACTGGCCTTCCGGTCCAACCAGGCGTACGATCGCTGGTGGGAGGCCCGTACCATCTGGGGCGCGATCGTGAACGATTCACGAACACTGGCCCGCCAGATACTAACGTTAACGGATGACCCGTACAAGTCCGAAGAGTTTCGCCACTTCCAGGACCAGTTCGTAAAACGCCAGATCGCCTGGACCTACGCCCTGGGGCAATCGCTTCGCGGCATGGATGCACTGAAAGGGTTAGACAGGTTATTGTCTAAACGTGAATTGAATCAGCTGGCTAAATATGATAACGTACCCTCAGGCCTCATGCACCTGCATGCCCGCGACCTGAAGTACGCGATCGAACGGGAATGGGTGAATCCTTACCAGCAGATAGAGCTGGACCGTACCCTAAGCCGCCTGACCGATGCGATGGGTAAATGTGAAAGAATTAAGAACACGGTATTCCCGGCAACATACAGCTTGTACACTCACTTTACGGTGATCTTTTTCATCATGCTGTTGCCGTTTGCCCTGATAGATCATTTCGGTTTGGTAGAAGTACCTCTGGTAGTTGCCATTTCCGCTTCATTCTTACTGATTGAAAAAATGGCCATTAATCTCCAGGATCCGTTTGAAAATAAACCAACGGATACCCCGATGACAAGTATTGCACGCAATATAGAACGGGATTTAAGGCAAATGCAACAGGAAGAACAGGTGGTAGTGCCTGTTATTCCGGAAGCGAACAAAGAATTTTATGTTTTATAG